In one window of Clostridia bacterium DNA:
- a CDS encoding pyridoxal-phosphate dependent enzyme, producing the protein MRNIHENLLSLIGKTPLVKLQRVHEGKAEIYAKLEYFNPGGSVKDRIALAMIEAAEREGLINEKTVIIEPTSGNTALNWP; encoded by the coding sequence ATGAGGAATATCCATGAAAACCTGTTGAGCTTGATTGGCAAGACCCCTTTAGTGAAGCTGCAGCGTGTCCATGAAGGAAAAGCGGAAATCTATGCCAAGCTGGAGTATTTCAATCCCGGCGGCAGTGTGAAAGACCGGATTGCCCTTGCCATGATCGAGGCGGCGGAGCGGGAGGGATTGATCAACGAGAAAACGGTGATCATTGAACCCACCAGCGGCAATACCGCATTGAACTGGCCATGA
- a CDS encoding ABC transporter substrate-binding protein, with the protein MKAREQGIALKAVALGHRDGNVVVVANDINQTEDLKGKTFAIPHRLSTHNILLYQMLKDAGMTLADLNIVELPPPEMPAALAEGRIAGYCVAEPFGAKAVARGHGKVLYYSKDVWQDSVCCGLVLRDEFIAKHSAAAEELLQEYVAAGAYIDAQGEMVPDIAKKYMSVEQDVLDLSLQWITYHDLKIYEKDYEDLRQYLVEMGLSADPPPYPDFVDVTLIDKVK; encoded by the coding sequence ATGAAAGCAAGAGAGCAGGGGATTGCCCTGAAAGCGGTAGCCCTCGGCCACCGGGACGGCAATGTGGTGGTGGTGGCCAACGACATCAACCAGACGGAGGATTTAAAAGGCAAGACCTTTGCCATCCCACACAGGCTGTCCACCCATAATATTCTCCTGTACCAGATGCTGAAGGATGCCGGCATGACTCTTGCTGATTTGAACATCGTGGAGCTGCCCCCGCCGGAAATGCCGGCGGCCCTGGCGGAAGGACGGATTGCCGGCTACTGCGTGGCGGAACCCTTTGGCGCCAAAGCGGTGGCCAGGGGCCATGGAAAAGTGCTGTATTACTCTAAAGACGTCTGGCAGGATTCCGTCTGCTGCGGGTTGGTTTTGAGAGACGAATTCATCGCAAAGCACAGTGCGGCCGCGGAAGAGCTCTTGCAAGAGTACGTAGCCGCCGGGGCCTACATTGACGCCCAGGGCGAGATGGTGCCGGATATTGCCAAAAAATATATGAGCGTGGAGCAGGATGTGCTGGACTTGTCCCTGCAGTGGATTACTTACCATGACTTGAAGATTTACGAAAAAGATTATGAAGACCTGAGACAGTACCTGGTGGAAATGGGGTTGTCCGCTGATCCTCCCCCTTACCCGGATTTTGTGGACGTAACACTGATTGACAAGGTGAAATAG
- a CDS encoding ABC transporter permease, whose protein sequence is MGRLRRLTDTMIGLALLLAAWQGLVLTGKYDRALLPSPMMVLEGMGQFVGDGTLLTHISVSLYRFLAGYLSAVAVAVVLGLVCGWFHRLWSIIDPIVQVLRPVSPIAWFPFIVLWFGIGDVPAIVIIFIAAFFPVLLSTVAGVSKVDPVYLIVAKNFGMKQHQILTKIVFPAAFPYIAQGLHLALGSAWVFLVAGEMVGAQSGLGVMIIDARNNIRLDLVLAGVIFIGLAGLLLDKLIRWLEGWVGKRWGMVPRERGM, encoded by the coding sequence ATGGGCAGGTTAAGAAGACTTACGGATACCATGATTGGATTGGCGTTGCTGCTGGCGGCTTGGCAGGGCCTGGTGCTCACAGGCAAGTATGACCGGGCCTTGCTCCCTTCCCCCATGATGGTGCTGGAAGGGATGGGGCAGTTCGTCGGTGACGGGACCCTTCTCACTCATATCAGTGTGAGTTTATACCGCTTTTTGGCAGGCTATCTCAGTGCCGTGGCCGTGGCCGTCGTGCTGGGGCTGGTCTGCGGCTGGTTTCACCGGCTGTGGAGTATTATCGACCCTATTGTGCAGGTGTTAAGACCGGTTTCTCCCATTGCCTGGTTTCCTTTTATCGTGCTCTGGTTCGGCATCGGCGACGTCCCGGCCATTGTCATTATTTTTATCGCCGCTTTCTTCCCGGTACTCTTGTCTACCGTTGCCGGGGTGAGCAAAGTAGATCCGGTCTATCTGATAGTAGCGAAAAACTTCGGCATGAAGCAGCACCAGATCCTGACGAAGATCGTTTTCCCGGCGGCCTTTCCTTACATCGCCCAGGGGCTGCACCTGGCCCTCGGTTCCGCCTGGGTGTTCCTGGTGGCCGGGGAAATGGTGGGAGCCCAGTCCGGTCTCGGGGTTATGATCATCGATGCCAGGAACAACATCCGGCTGGACCTGGTGCTGGCGGGAGTGATCTTTATCGGCTTGGCCGGTTTACTCTTGGATAAGTTGATCCGTTGGCTGGAAGGCTGGGTCGGCAAAAGGTGGGGTATGGTGCCCCGGGAGAGAGGGATGTGA
- a CDS encoding ABC transporter ATP-binding protein, which produces MYIQVKNVTKIYNPHTAKAVTALLGANLEVKRGEFICLLGPSGCGKTTLLNLMAGFEKPTEGQVLLDGRPVEQPSIKHVTIFQNYGLLPWRTVRGNVELGLESLGYDRAAIRRIAGEYIELVGLSKFEKHHPYQLSGGMQQRVAIARALAVDPEVIFMDEPFGALDAITRMKMQDEISAIWEKKKKTILFVTHDIDESVFLADRIVIMTPNPGRIKSIIEVPLARKRDRTGPDFLAIRDRVFRELEMKAEEKTEYYI; this is translated from the coding sequence GTGTATATCCAGGTCAAGAACGTGACGAAAATATACAACCCCCATACGGCCAAGGCGGTAACGGCCTTGCTGGGGGCTAACCTGGAGGTTAAACGGGGCGAGTTCATCTGCCTGCTGGGTCCTTCCGGATGCGGCAAGACCACGCTCCTGAATCTCATGGCCGGGTTTGAAAAGCCGACGGAAGGGCAGGTCCTCCTGGACGGCCGCCCGGTGGAACAGCCGTCGATTAAGCATGTGACTATTTTTCAAAACTACGGCCTCCTCCCCTGGCGCACGGTGCGGGGCAACGTGGAGCTGGGATTGGAGTCCCTGGGCTACGACCGGGCCGCTATCAGGCGTATTGCCGGTGAGTATATCGAACTGGTGGGGCTGAGCAAGTTTGAAAAACACCATCCTTACCAGCTTTCCGGCGGCATGCAGCAGCGGGTGGCCATTGCCCGGGCCCTGGCCGTGGACCCGGAGGTTATTTTCATGGATGAACCCTTCGGCGCCCTGGATGCCATCACCAGGATGAAAATGCAGGATGAGATTTCCGCCATTTGGGAGAAAAAGAAAAAGACTATCCTCTTTGTCACTCACGACATTGACGAATCCGTTTTCCTGGCGGACCGGATCGTCATCATGACCCCCAATCCCGGCAGAATCAAAAGCATTATCGAAGTGCCCCTGGCCCGGAAACGGGACCGGACCGGCCCCGATTTCCTCGCCATCCGGGACCGGGTGTTTCGTGAGCTGGAGATGAAAGCAGAGGAGAAAACAGAATACTATATCTAG
- a CDS encoding TetR/AcrR family transcriptional regulator: protein MTNKKPTSRQLQALRTKQKIFDIALKLINTYGYDNVTVEQICKEVGVSVGGFYHHFKNKDEIIVESFKQIDTFFERMAPEVRALPGALDRIVYYFTLFGRYVTVQGVDFTSQLMKSELSTTEKFTLNRERAIFTILHDIVREGQAKGQMRQDIPAEKITADLLRFARGIAIHWCISRGGYDLEQDLTQATKIYTIGLKPEYGSHSS from the coding sequence ATGACAAACAAGAAACCCACCAGCAGACAGCTTCAAGCGCTAAGAACAAAACAAAAAATCTTCGATATCGCCCTCAAATTGATTAACACCTACGGGTACGACAATGTAACGGTGGAGCAGATTTGTAAGGAAGTGGGCGTTTCCGTCGGTGGTTTTTATCATCATTTCAAGAATAAAGATGAGATTATAGTCGAATCCTTCAAACAAATTGACACTTTTTTCGAAAGAATGGCACCGGAAGTCCGGGCCCTGCCGGGCGCGCTGGACCGGATTGTGTATTATTTCACGCTCTTCGGTCGCTATGTCACGGTGCAAGGGGTGGATTTCACCAGCCAGTTGATGAAAAGCGAGCTGTCCACCACGGAGAAATTTACCTTAAACAGGGAGCGGGCCATTTTTACCATTCTCCATGACATCGTGCGGGAAGGGCAAGCAAAGGGCCAGATGCGGCAGGATATCCCGGCGGAAAAAATAACCGCAGACCTACTGCGCTTTGCCCGGGGGATTGCCATCCACTGGTGCATTAGCCGCGGCGGGTATGATCTGGAGCAGGACCTGACCCAGGCGACCAAAATCTACACCATCGGGTTAAAGCCTGAATACGGCTCCCACAGCTCATGA
- the bfr gene encoding bacterioferritin yields MQGSPKLIEALNGLLADELAAINQYIVHAEMCEDWGYGKLHKSFEKRAITEMRHAEKLIGRILFLGGTPIVSNLSQIHIGSTVPKQLEYDREAEERAIKAYNDAIILAGEERDYATRDMLQDILNDEDEHMDELEEMLDQIEQMTLPMFLTTQVE; encoded by the coding sequence ATGCAAGGATCACCGAAACTGATTGAGGCCCTCAACGGTTTGCTCGCGGACGAGCTGGCTGCCATCAACCAGTACATCGTGCACGCGGAAATGTGCGAGGACTGGGGTTACGGCAAGTTACATAAGAGCTTCGAGAAACGAGCAATTACGGAAATGAGACATGCGGAAAAGCTGATCGGCAGGATCCTGTTTCTCGGCGGCACTCCCATCGTTTCCAACCTGAGCCAGATCCATATCGGGAGCACCGTTCCCAAGCAGCTGGAATACGACCGGGAGGCAGAAGAAAGAGCCATCAAAGCGTACAACGACGCCATCATACTAGCCGGTGAGGAACGGGACTATGCCACCAGGGATATGCTGCAAGACATTTTGAACGACGAGGACGAGCACATGGATGAACTGGAAGAAATGCTGGACCAGATCGAGCAGATGACCTTGCCCATGTTCTTAACAACCCAAGTGGAGTAG